A single Epinephelus fuscoguttatus linkage group LG13, E.fuscoguttatus.final_Chr_v1 DNA region contains:
- the atp6ap2 gene encoding renin receptor, whose protein sequence is MSLTNCRRMEAVFSAVFALCCLVTTAVHGDSLTVLQSPEFVSFQKGDWPVSGEKIPDLVALTMGFSVQEDLSWPGLQAGPLFQRPRANVLVVVRGVDSLALPQSVASYPLENPVPFTLDSVAETVHSLFAEDTPVVLQLAPSEERLYMLGKANAVFEDLPVTLQQIRARLSQDGSVLASLPLNSLSRNAEADLLFLSEVQVLHDITALLQRHRHLAKDHSPDLYSLELSGLEELSRLYGQDSPQYRDATAILASVLQKFGEDVYGLYGNSAVVEVVTVKTFEAPLTRKSRSILESKQISNPGSPYNLAYKYNFQYAVVFNIVLWLMIALALAVIAISYNLWNMDPGYDSIIYRMTNQKIRMD, encoded by the exons ATGTCGCTGACAAACTGCCGAAGGATGGAGGCTGTTTTCTCCGCGGTGTTTGCTCTCTGCTGCCTTGTCACAACCG CTGTCCACGGAGACAGTTTAACAGTGCTGCAGTCTCCAGAGTTTGTGTCCTTCCAGAAAGGAGACTGGCCCGTCTCCGGAGAGAAGATCCCTGACCTGGTGGCTTTAACCATGGGCTTCTCTGTTCAAGAG GATCTGTCCTGGCCAGGCCTCCAAGCTGGTCCCTTGTTCCAGCGTCCCCGGGCTAATGTACTGGTGGTGGTGAGAGGAGTCGACAGCCTGGCCCTGCCTCAGAGTGTGGCCTCTTACCCCTTGGAGAAC CCGGTGCCCTTCACCTTGGACAGTGTTGCAGAGACGGTACACTCTCTGTTTGCCGAGGACACCCCTGTAGTGCTGCAGCTGGCCCCTAGCGAGGAG AGGTTGTATATGCTTGGCAAGGCCAATGCTGTGTTTGAAGACCTACCAGTCACCTTGCAGCAGATCCGTGCCCGTCTGTCTCAGGATGGCTCTGTGTTGGCTTCTCTGCCGCTCAACTCTCTCAGCAGGAATGCAGAG GCTGATTTGCTCTTCCTGTCTGAGGTTCAAGTCCTGCATGACATTACAGCTCTG ctgcagagacacagacacttGGCAAAGGACCACTCTCCTGACCTGTACTCCCTGGAGCTGTCTGGCCTGGAGGAGCTCAGCAGGCTCTACGGCCAAGACTCTCCTCAGTACCGCGACGCCACCGCCATCCTTGCCTCTGTCCTGCAGAAA TTTGGAGAGGATGTGTACGGTCTCTATGGCAACAGCGCTGTGGTGGAGGTCGTCACAGTGAAGACCTTCGAGGCTCCTTTGACCAGGAAGTCCCGTTCGATCCTGGAATCCAAACAGATT AGTAACCCCGGCAGCCCTTACAACCTGGCCTACAAGTACAACTTCCAGTACGCTGTGGTGTTCAACATTGTGCTGTGGCTGATGATCGCTCTGGCCCTCGCCGTCATCGCTATCTCTTACAACCTGTGGAACATGGACCCGGGATATGACAGCATCATCTACAGGATGACCAACCAGAAGATCAGGATGGATTAA